From the Ictalurus furcatus strain D&B chromosome 19, Billie_1.0, whole genome shotgun sequence genome, one window contains:
- the LOC128623536 gene encoding uncharacterized protein LOC128623536: MYYLSYLHSKPSLCFIILGADVDISSVLIGAAVGASVMMMLCGVFLCVRKASPSRSGPGDPAGLDTKAEVEVEDEESVYANKTVLSESLHYSTVVFPNGDGSEIRGLSKLTADYAIIHHSSEHLTEGGVTEPAIEEVQEENGTNMEQEEATYGNITRPLMMEQTHLDLEEDGNNGIKPSQIQERDSAQLIHSDKAD; this comes from the exons atgtactaTTTGTCATATTTACATTCCAAACCCtctctgtgttttattattttaggtGCAGATGTGGATATTTCCTCCGTGCTGATTGGTGCTGCTGTTGGAGCTTCAGTAATGATGATGCTGTGTGGTGTATTCCTGTGTGTAAG gaaAGCGAGTCCTTCGCGGTCTGGACCAGGAGACCCAGCAGGACTCGACACG AAGGCTGAGGTCGAGGTCGAGGATGAAGAGTCTGTGTATGCGAACAAAACTGTTTTATCAGAGTCACTTCATTATTCCACTGTCGTGTTTCCCAACGGAGATGGAAGTGAAATCAGAGGACTTTCCAAGCTCACTGCTGACTACGCCATCATCCATCACAGCTCCGAACATCTGACCGAGGGAGGAGTTACAGAACCAGCCATCGAGGAAGTCCAGGAAGAAAACGGGACAAATATGGAACAAGAGGAGGCAACTTACGGAAACATCACACGTCCCCTGATGATGGAGCAAACGCATTTGGATTTAGAGGAAGATGGGAATAATGGAATAAAACCATCACAGATTCAAGAAAGAGATTCAGCTCAACTCATTCACTCAGATAAGGCTGACTGA